Part of the Flavobacterium sp. MDT1-60 genome, CTGAAAAGTACCGAAGCCAAAACCATTCTGAACAATACGCCAGTCATCACCATAAACGGATCCCGAAATATGTGGATTATGGCGCAGGAAAAAGTAAAAGTTTTATTGCGTGACGTGAATGCAAAACTGGTTGGAAATGTGGCGTTGGTCGATCGTGTTGGAAATTTAATCAGCGTGATTACGATTGTAAACTGGATGTTTTCCGGAGTGAAGAAAAAATATTTAGGCTTTTTTCCGTTGCCTGGAGTTTCTGATAAAGACATTCAGGAATCGGATAAATTTGGAGAAGTAATGCTTTCTCAATTCAATCAAAACAAATTAGACGATTTACAACCAAAATTAGCCGAAATAGGCGCTGTAAAAATCAGTTCGTATTTAGTAACGGTAGATAAAACAGCTAATAAAATATTTAATAAATGGTCTAATATCATTCATAAAAATCAAAAAAACAGAAAAATGCTTCTTAAAATATTTTATGTTTATTTATTCTTGGCTATATGGCTAATCTCACCAATAGTCTATATATTGCATCTTATTACCTATCCATTTAAGTTCAAAAAAATAAAAAAGGAAACTCAATATTATCAGGGAGTTTAGAAGAGGAAATTAAATTATGTTTGACGTATATATTACCAAAGCCGCAAAGTATTTACCAAATGAAGCTGTTTCAAATGATGAAATGGAAAACTATTTGGGACTTATAAATGATACAGCCTCAAAAGCAAGACGTATTATTTTGCGTAATAATAAAATTACAAGCCGCTATTACGCTGTCGACAAAGAAGGAAAAAGCACTCACAGCAATGCCGAGCTGACTCGAAATGCTGTTGTACAATTATTTGATGAAAAATTCACAGATCAGGACGTAGAAGTATTGTCATGTGGCACTTCTTCTCCAGATGTTTTGGCTCCTTCACACGCGGCAATGGTTCATGGTTTATTGAAAAACCGTTCTGTAGAATTGAATTCTTCTATGGGAATTTGCTGTTCCGGAATGAATGCGTTGAAGTATGGTTTTCTATCCATACGCTCAGGAAATTCTAAAAATGCGATTTGCACGGGATCTGAAAAAGTTTCGACCTGGCTTTCGTCTCCAAAATACAATCACGAAATCATCAACTTAAAAAATCTGGAAGCACAACCTATTATTGCTTTCAAAAAAGATTTTTTACGTTGGATGTTGTCTGACGGAGCAGGAGCTTTTTTATTAGAAAATAAACCAAGCGGAGACATTTCCTTAAAAATCGAATGGATGGAATCGTATTCTTATGCCTTCGAACTGGAAGCTTGTATGTATGCCGGTGGAGATAAATTAGAAAATGGAGAAATCAAACCATGGAGTGATTTCAAACCAGATGAATGGTTAAACGAATCTGTTTTTGCTGTAAAACAGGACGTAAAATTATTAGACGAATTTATTCTGCCAAAAGGTGTCGAAAGTATGAGCGATGCAATGGCTAAACATAATGTTACCGGCGAAGAAGTTGATTATTTCTTACCGCATGTTTCGTCTCACTTTTTTGTTGACGGATTGAAAAACGGATTAAACGAAAAAGGAATTGTAATTACCGACGAAAAATGGTTTATGAACCTTTTGAGAGTCGGAAACGTTGGATCAGCATCGATTTATATTGCTGTTGAAGAATTAATGAATTCCGGTAAATTAAAAAAAGGAGACCGCATTTTATTATCTGTTCCTGAAAGTGGAAGATTCTCATTTGCGTATGCGTATTTAACCGTTTGCTAATGGAAACAACTATACTTTTAGAAAAAGAAGCGGTTGGAAATTTATTGCCACAGAAGTTTCCTTTTGTAATGGTAGATCGCCTGTTTTCTTATTCTGAAACGTCATTGGTTGCAGGATTTAAAATTCAAAACGACAATATTTTTTTAGAAGAAAATACTTTTCTGGAAGCAGGTTTAATCGAACATATGGCACAGTCTGTGGCTTTGCATACCGGTTATCAGTTTTTTTTGAAAAACGAAATTGCACCAACTGGTTACATCGGTTCTATTAAAGATATTGAAATTAAAAAACTGCCACAAATCAACGATACGATTCAATCAACAATAACGATTTTACAGGAATTTGGTGGAATCACTTTGGTTGACATTGTTACTTTTTTGAATAACGAAGAAATTGCAAGCGGACAAATGAAAACCGTTTTAGCCAAATAAACAAGAATATGAAATCGCCACTAACTAGAAGTTTGCTTAAGCAAACACCAATAAAAAAAGGCGATACCATATATGACCAATAACAAATAATTTTTTACATATATGAAAGTGGGAGTCGACATCCAAAATTACCTGCCTCATCGAGCTCCGATGCTGATGGTCGATTTGATTTTAGATATCGATGCCAATTTCGTAGAAACCATCTTTTTGATCAAAGAAGACAATATTTTTGTCGATAACAACATTTTTACAGAAGCCGGTTTAATAGAAAACACAGCGCAGACTTGTTCATCAATTGTCGGCAAAAAGTATTTTTTTGACGAAGATGGCACAGAAAATGAGAATGTTAGCGTTATAGGTTTTATCAGCGCTTTAAAAAATGTAAAAATACATTCATTGCCAAAAGTTGGTGACAGCATTACCACCAAAGCGACTTTGGTTTCAAAATTTGTTGGCGATAATTATACTTTATGCACAATGAGCTGCGAAAGTTTATTCGAAGACCAACTGCTTTTAGAATGCGAAATTAATTTGTTTATTCAAAAGACGATTTCGACGGTAGAATAATTTATTTGATAAAAAATGAAAAAAACAACTTCTTTATTACTGCTTTTTTTATCCGCTATTGTCTATTGTCAAGATGATGATTTTGCACAACGATTAAAAGCAATAAATACTCAAAGTGCTACTTATTATAATATTGATGGAGTTGACTTTTCAAGCCAAACCTATAATTATGATTTTTCTGAAAAATCATTAAAAAAGATTTATAAGAAATTCGACATAAAGGACAGCGATTTAAAAACCAAAGATGAATCTCTTTCAAACAACAACTTACATGTTGTTAAAACAAATAATGTTACCGACAATTTAATTCAGACAAATTCCTATTATTTTATAGAAGACAACAGCAAAACCATTACAATTATTTGGTTTGGCTACTACAATAAACCTGACGGAGATTTCGAAAAACAATATATAAATCGAATCCTAAAAAACGAAATTCCTAAAAATGTTTTTGAATCAATGACTATTGACTCCATTGGTTTTGTGGGAAGAAAGATTAAATTAGGCAATAATTGTGCGTGGACAAATGTTAATACTGTTCAATGCCCTTATAATGGAGAAATGAATTGGTCTGTTCATAAAAATATTGAAGGTGCCAAAGCTTCTATTGAAAATCAATTTAATATAACAAAAAGTGGAGGGGGCATTAAAGTTGTTTCAGAAGAACAAACTGCTGTTGTATTTGAAGGAACCGAAACAACTGCAAAAAAAGTAGTTTTTGATTTTACCGGAATGAAATCGTTATTGGCCGGAACGTCTGGCGGAAAAACTTTGACTGTTTATTATGTTGCAGAAAAAGTAAGAGATAATTATGTAAGCTGTGTTATGAGTTTTTGGAACAATGATAATTTGACCAAAGGCGGATTAGCCCCATTATTAGAAGAAGTAATGCATCTTAAAATTTAACCGTCATGGAAAAAGAAAATGTACCTCAGCACGATGGAAATTTAAGCAAAAAGAACCTCAAAGAACTCGTTTATGCTACGGACGAAAACGGCAATTATACAACCGCTTTAAGTACAGGCTGGGAACCAAAAGCCATTGCACTTTCAAACGCGATTGATGATATAAAAGAACGCGCCGAAGAAGCAAAAATAAAAGTTCAGATTGGAGAAGTGAGTCCGATTTGTTATTATATGGAACTCAACAAAATGGATCTTACGATTCTTGCCGGTTACGTTGATATGTGGAAATGGCGTGTAAAAAGACATTTTAAACCAACCGTTTTCGCTAAATTGAGTGACAAAATTTTACAAAAATATGCCGACGCTTTTGACATTTCAATAGCCGAATTAAAAAACTTTAAAACAGATTAATGCAAGTTACTTTTACACACCATCAATCTGCTCATTGTGAAAATGGAGTAGCGTCAAATTTGCTAAAAAACAGCGGACTGAACATCAGCGAACCGATGGTTTTTGGAATTGGTTCCGGGCTTTTATTTGTGTATTTGCCTTTTATAAAAGTAAATCATGCACCGGCCATCAGTTACAGAACTTTGCCAGGACAGATTTTTAATAAAGTCGCAAGCCGTTTAAATTTAAAAATTAAAAGACAAAAATTTTCATCTGTTTTAAATGCCAATAAAGCTTTAGATGAAAATTTAAAAAATAATATTCCAACCGGATTACAAGTCGGCGTTTACAACCTGACTTATTTTCCGGATGAATATCGCTTTCATTTCAACGCACACAATTTAGTCGTTTACGGAAAAACAGAAACTGATTATTTAATCAGCGACCCGGTTATGGAAACGGTTACAACTCTAACGCATGCTGAATTAGATAAAGTACGTTTTGCCAAAGGAGCTTTTGCTCCGCGAGGCCAAATGTATTATCCTATACAGATTCCGACACAAGTCGATTTCAAAAGTGCCATCATCAAAGGAATTAAAAATACCTGCCGTGATATGCTTGCACCAATGCCAATTGTGGGCGTTAGAGGCATTAGATTAGTTTCGCGACGAATCAGAAAATGGCCTGTAAAACACGGTGTCAGAAAAGCCAATCATTATCTGGCGCAAATGGTGCGCATGCAGGAAGAAATTGGAACCGGAGGAGGTGGTTTCCGTTTTATTTACGCCGCGTTTTTACAAGAAGCTTCAGTTATTTTGGGTAATGAGGAATTGAAAAATCTTTCGAAAGAAATGACCCAAATTGGAGATTCCTGGAGAGATTTTGCAGTAGAAGCTTCCCGAATTTACAAAAACAGAAGCGCTAAAGAAGACGCATACAATGCCATTGCCGATGAACTTTTGGACATCGCCAATCGCGAAGAAATCTTTTTCAAAAAACTAAAAAAAGCAATCAGCTAACTATATTTTGAATTCCATTATAAAAATAGAATCCCTTTCGAAAAAGTACAAAGACGCAGAAATGTTTTCTTTGAACGACGTTTCGTTGGAGATAAATGAAGGCCAGATTTTCGGATTATTAGGTCCAAATGGTGCCGGAAAAACCACTTTAATTTCGATGCTCTGCGGATTGATCAAACCAACTTCAGGACATTTCACGATTAATGAACTGGATTATTCGCATCATGCTGCAAAAATCAAAAAAATCATTGGAGTTGTTCCTCAAGAATATGCCTTATATCCAACCTTGACAGCGCGTGAAAATCTGCATTATTTTGGAAGTATGTATGGTTTGAAAGGTTCCCATTTAAAAGATAAAGTAATCGAAACTTTAGATCTTTTGGGGCTTTTAAAATTTGCTGATAAACGCATTGAAACCTTTTCTGGCGGAATGAAACGCAGGGTCAATTTGATTGCCGGAATTCTGCACAATCCAAAAGTTTTGTTTTTGGATGAACCAACGGTTGGTGTTGATGTACAGTCTAAAAATGCCATTTTGGATTATTTGAAAGTACTGAATCAAAACGGAACTACGATTATTTATACCTCGCATCATTTGGCTGAAGCCGAAGATTTCTGCGATACGATTGCCATTTTAGACCGGGGCCGAATTTACGCCCAAGGCACGCCGTCAACTTTGATTGCGTCTGTTGAAGAAGCCAGAAATCTCGAAGAAGTTTTTATTTCATTAACCGGTAAAGACTTTAGAGATGCTATATAAAATTTGGATGTCGATCGTGAAAGAATTTTTACTGCTCAAACGAGATTTAGGCGGTTTGATTATTCTGTTCATCATGCCTTTGATACTTGTAATCACGGTTACCATTATTCAGGACAGCACTTTTAAAACCGTAAGCGACAATAAAATTCAGATTTTATTGGTTGATAACGACAAAGGTTCGGTTTCAAAAACCGTTTTTGATAATCTGCAAAAGAATAATGCATTCAGTGTTGTAACGCAAATCGACAATCAACCTATTACAGAAGAAATTGCCAGAGAAAACGTTTACAAAGGAAAGTTTAAATTGGCCATTGTAATTCCGAAAGATCTAAGTGTCGATTTACAAGCCAAAATTGATCAGAATGTACAGAACATTGTGAGTAAAATGGGTTTTACAGATTCTGTTGCCCAACCAAAAACTTCAAAAGTTTTACAGCAAAAAGAAGTGAAATTGTATTTTGATCCTGCCGTTCAAATGAGTTTCAAAACTTCGGTTATGAACGCCATTGATAAAATGATTTCCCAAATTGAAACGAAATCAATTTATACTACTTTCCAAAATCAATTGGGCGAAGAAAATACACAATTCGAACAAAAGAGTTTCATCACATTCAAAGAAATAATTCCAAGAATAAACAACAAAGAGGTGTTGCCTAATTCGGTTCAGCATAACGTTCCGGCCTGGACACTTTTTGCGATATTTTTTATTGTGATTCCGCTATCCATTAATATTGTAAAAGAAAAATCACAGGGAACATTTGTGCGTTTATTGACCAATCCGGTTTCGAATTTAATTGTCATCATCGGAAAAACAATTACGTATTCTGCCATTTGTATGATTCAGTTTTATATGATGGTAGCCGTGGCAATATTCTTATTTCCACATATTGGTTTGCCTTCCTTAAATGTCGAAGGGCATTTATTTTTAATGAGTGTTGTGGCTTTATTTTCTGGTTTTGCCGCAATCGGATTCGGAATTTTATTGGGAACTATTGCGAGCACTCAGGAACAATCGGCTCCATTTGGTGCGACAAGTGTGATCATTCTAGCCGCAATTGGCGGAATTTGGGTTCCCGTTTTTGCGATGCCAAAGATCATGCAAATCATTGCTAAATCATCGCCTATGAATTGGGGATTAGAAGCTTTTTACGATGTGTTATTGCGTAACGTTTCTTTCGTCGAAATCATCCCAAAAATAAGTTTGCTATTTTTGTTCTTTATAATCACAACTTCCATTGCCTTATTTTATGACAAAAAGAAAAGAACAGTATAACGAAGCCACTTCCCTAACCGTTTCGCACGAAATCAGAATTCGTTTTAACGAAACTGATCCGCTTGGAATCGTTTGGCACGGCAATTATATTACCTATTTTGAAGATGGAAGAGAAGCCTTTGGTCGCCAACACGGACTTACCTATTTAGACATTGCCAAAACCGGTTTTACGACCCCAATTGTAAAATCAAAATGCGAACACAAATTGTCTTTGCGTTACGGCGATGTTGTAAAAATTGAAACAACGGTTGTTGATACACCTGCCGCCAAAATGATTTATCGTTTTAGAATTATAGACGAAAAAGGCGAAGTGGCCTGCACGGGCGAAACTGTTCAGGTCTTTTTAGACAAAGAAGGGAATTTAATGTTGACAAATCCTCTTTTTTATGAGGAATGGAAACGTAAAGTGGGACTTTTAAAATAAGCACAAAGTTCTCCTGCAAGGTTTCCAAAACCTTGTAGGTGTAAAACAAAAATCTGTGCAAATCTGCTTTAATCTGTTTAAATCTGCGTGCCATTTTTTCCAGACAAAGCTTTAAAATACCTACAAGGTTTTTGAAAACCTTGCAGGAATAAAAATCACAAAATGACAAGAGAAGTATATATAAATGAAACCAATTGTATCACGCCTTTAGGTTTTGATGTTGACTCCAACATCGAAGCGATTTTGCGTGGCGATTCCGGAATTCAATTGCACCAGGATATTGCTGCGATGCCGAATCCGTTTTATGCTTCTGTAATTTCTGATGAAAAAATAAATAGTGCTTTTGCAAAAATCAGCACTGACACCAAATATTCCCGTTTAGAGAAAATGATGATTTTGGCTTTAGAGCCGATGATCAAAAATTCCGGAGTTGAATTAAATTCGAAAACGGCTTTTATACTTTCAACTACAAAAGGAAATGTTACGGCTTTAAAAGAGAATTCAACAGCAAGTTTTCAAAACGCACATTTAGATGTTTTGGCAAAAAGTGTTGCCAATTTCTTCGGATTTCAAACTACGCCAATTGTAGTTTCGAACGCTTGTGTTTCCGGAATTTTAGCCATTTCGGTTGCCAAAAGAATGATTCAGTCAGAGCTTTATGATAACATTTTTGTCGTTGCCGGCGACGAAGTTTCAGAATTTGTTTTGTCCGGATTTAATGCTTTTCAGGCGATGAGTGACTTACCTTGTAAACCCTATTCTAAAAACAGAACCGGCGTAAGTTTAGGCGAAGCGACTGCTGCCGTTTTAGTTTCGGCGAATCCGGCAACCGCTAAAATAAAAGTTATTGGCGACAGCTCTATAAATGATGCGAATCATATCTCGGGTCCTTCAAGAACAGGCGAAGGTTTGTTCAGAAGTATTCAGAATGCAATGAAAGAAGCAAAAATCAATTCCAACCAAATCGATTATATTTCAGCACACGGAACCGCAACTCCGTTCAATGATGAAATGGAGGCCATTGCCTTAAATCGTTTGGATTTACAAAATGTTCCGGTAAATAGTTTGAAAGGATTTTATGGTCATACGTTGGGCGCTTCAGGATTATTGGAAACGGTAATTGCAATTGAATCGGCCAATCAAAATCAACTTTTTGAATCGAAAGGTTTTGATGAAATCGGCGTAAGCGAATCTATAAATGTTATTGAGAAAAATAAAGAAGCCTCTATTGAAATATTTTTGAAAACGGCTTCTGGATTTGGAGGTTGTAATACGGCTGTGGTTTTTGAGAAAATGAAACACTAATTACACTAATTTTCACCAATTAATTAGTGTAATTTAAACTCAAAAACAATCCGTGCAAATTAGTGCAATTAGTGTTAAATAAAACAATGACTCAAAACAAAACCAACATACAATCCTACATCACCATCCAAAACAACGAAATTGTTTTTAACGGAACTTCTTTATTCAAAATTGAACCAACTGATTTTGCTGATTTCTCCAAACAGGCATATCGTAATTTTGAAATACAATACCCGAAGTTCTTCAAAATGGATGCTTTGAGCAAATTGGCTTTTTTAGGCGCAGAGTTGCTTTTGAGTCCGATTACT contains:
- a CDS encoding ABC transporter permease, which codes for MKVGVDIQNYLPHRAPMLMVDLILDIDANFVETIFLIKEDNIFVDNNIFTEAGLIENTAQTCSSIVGKKYFFDEDGTENENVSVIGFISALKNVKIHSLPKVGDSITTKATLVSKFVGDNYTLCTMSCESLFEDQLLLECEINLFIQKTISTVE
- a CDS encoding dialkylrecorsinol condensing enzyme DarA codes for the protein MKNVLVIFYSQSGQLESIARNIAKPFLNSEEIKVTFHEIQLEKPFPFPWNKTTFFDAFPESFLQIPTALKPVSEEILNTKFDLVLLHYQVWYLSPSIPMNSFLKSTEAKTILNNTPVITINGSRNMWIMAQEKVKVLLRDVNAKLVGNVALVDRVGNLISVITIVNWMFSGVKKKYLGFFPLPGVSDKDIQESDKFGEVMLSQFNQNKLDDLQPKLAEIGAVKISSYLVTVDKTANKIFNKWSNIIHKNQKNRKMLLKIFYVYLFLAIWLISPIVYILHLITYPFKFKKIKKETQYYQGV
- a CDS encoding ABC transporter permease, whose amino-acid sequence is MLYKIWMSIVKEFLLLKRDLGGLIILFIMPLILVITVTIIQDSTFKTVSDNKIQILLVDNDKGSVSKTVFDNLQKNNAFSVVTQIDNQPITEEIARENVYKGKFKLAIVIPKDLSVDLQAKIDQNVQNIVSKMGFTDSVAQPKTSKVLQQKEVKLYFDPAVQMSFKTSVMNAIDKMISQIETKSIYTTFQNQLGEENTQFEQKSFITFKEIIPRINNKEVLPNSVQHNVPAWTLFAIFFIVIPLSINIVKEKSQGTFVRLLTNPVSNLIVIIGKTITYSAICMIQFYMMVAVAIFLFPHIGLPSLNVEGHLFLMSVVALFSGFAAIGFGILLGTIASTQEQSAPFGATSVIILAAIGGIWVPVFAMPKIMQIIAKSSPMNWGLEAFYDVLLRNVSFVEIIPKISLLFLFFIITTSIALFYDKKKRTV
- a CDS encoding thioesterase family protein, translated to MTKRKEQYNEATSLTVSHEIRIRFNETDPLGIVWHGNYITYFEDGREAFGRQHGLTYLDIAKTGFTTPIVKSKCEHKLSLRYGDVVKIETTVVDTPAAKMIYRFRIIDEKGEVACTGETVQVFLDKEGNLMLTNPLFYEEWKRKVGLLK
- a CDS encoding beta-ketoacyl synthase N-terminal-like domain-containing protein, whose product is MTREVYINETNCITPLGFDVDSNIEAILRGDSGIQLHQDIAAMPNPFYASVISDEKINSAFAKISTDTKYSRLEKMMILALEPMIKNSGVELNSKTAFILSTTKGNVTALKENSTASFQNAHLDVLAKSVANFFGFQTTPIVVSNACVSGILAISVAKRMIQSELYDNIFVVAGDEVSEFVLSGFNAFQAMSDLPCKPYSKNRTGVSLGEATAAVLVSANPATAKIKVIGDSSINDANHISGPSRTGEGLFRSIQNAMKEAKINSNQIDYISAHGTATPFNDEMEAIALNRLDLQNVPVNSLKGFYGHTLGASGLLETVIAIESANQNQLFESKGFDEIGVSESINVIEKNKEASIEIFLKTASGFGGCNTAVVFEKMKH
- a CDS encoding BtrH N-terminal domain-containing protein → MQVTFTHHQSAHCENGVASNLLKNSGLNISEPMVFGIGSGLLFVYLPFIKVNHAPAISYRTLPGQIFNKVASRLNLKIKRQKFSSVLNANKALDENLKNNIPTGLQVGVYNLTYFPDEYRFHFNAHNLVVYGKTETDYLISDPVMETVTTLTHAELDKVRFAKGAFAPRGQMYYPIQIPTQVDFKSAIIKGIKNTCRDMLAPMPIVGVRGIRLVSRRIRKWPVKHGVRKANHYLAQMVRMQEEIGTGGGGFRFIYAAFLQEASVILGNEELKNLSKEMTQIGDSWRDFAVEASRIYKNRSAKEDAYNAIADELLDIANREEIFFKKLKKAIS
- a CDS encoding beta-ketoacyl-ACP synthase III: MFDVYITKAAKYLPNEAVSNDEMENYLGLINDTASKARRIILRNNKITSRYYAVDKEGKSTHSNAELTRNAVVQLFDEKFTDQDVEVLSCGTSSPDVLAPSHAAMVHGLLKNRSVELNSSMGICCSGMNALKYGFLSIRSGNSKNAICTGSEKVSTWLSSPKYNHEIINLKNLEAQPIIAFKKDFLRWMLSDGAGAFLLENKPSGDISLKIEWMESYSYAFELEACMYAGGDKLENGEIKPWSDFKPDEWLNESVFAVKQDVKLLDEFILPKGVESMSDAMAKHNVTGEEVDYFLPHVSSHFFVDGLKNGLNEKGIVITDEKWFMNLLRVGNVGSASIYIAVEELMNSGKLKKGDRILLSVPESGRFSFAYAYLTVC
- a CDS encoding ABC transporter ATP-binding protein, which gives rise to MFSLNDVSLEINEGQIFGLLGPNGAGKTTLISMLCGLIKPTSGHFTINELDYSHHAAKIKKIIGVVPQEYALYPTLTARENLHYFGSMYGLKGSHLKDKVIETLDLLGLLKFADKRIETFSGGMKRRVNLIAGILHNPKVLFLDEPTVGVDVQSKNAILDYLKVLNQNGTTIIYTSHHLAEAEDFCDTIAILDRGRIYAQGTPSTLIASVEEARNLEEVFISLTGKDFRDAI